From Phycodurus eques isolate BA_2022a chromosome 1, UOR_Pequ_1.1, whole genome shotgun sequence, one genomic window encodes:
- the LOC133401908 gene encoding rho-related GTP-binding protein RhoA-D-like — translation MAAIRKKLVIVGDGACGKTCLLIVFSKDQFPEVYVPTVFENYIADIEVDGKQVELALWDTAGQEDYDRLRPLSYPDTDVILMCFSIDSPDSLENIPEKWTPEVKHFCPNVPIILVGNKKDLRNDENTRRELAKMKQEPVKSDEGRDMANRISAFGYLECSAKTKDGVREVFEMATRAALQVRKRKKRSGCQLL, via the exons ATGGCAGCCATCAGGAAGAAGTTGGTCATCGTTGGAGATGGCGCATGTGGGAAGACCTGTCTGCTCATCGTCTTCAGTAAGGACCAGTTCCCAGAGGTCTACGTCCCCACTGTGTTTGAGAACTACATCGCTGACATTGAAGTGGATGGCAAACAG GTGGAACTCGCACTGTGGGACACGGCAGGTCAGGAGGACTACGACAGATTGAGACCCCTCTCCTACCCCGACACCGATGTAATCCTCATGTGTTTCTCTATAGACAGCCCCGACAGTCTTG AGAACATTCCGGAGAAATGGACACCTGAAGTGAAGCACTTTTGTCCCAATGTCCCCATCATCCTGGTGGGCAATAAGAAGGACCTCAGGAATGACGAGAACACGCGCAGAGAGCTGGCTAAGATGAAACAG GAGCCGGTCAAGTCTGACGAAGGCAGGGACATGGCCAACCGCATCAGTGCCTTCGGTTACCTGGAGTGCTCGGCCAAGACCAAGGACGGCGTCCGGGAGGTGTTCGAGATGGCCACCCGTGCCGCTCTGCAGGTCCGCAAGCGTAAAAAGAGGAGCGGCTGCCAGCTCCTGTGA